A single Pristis pectinata isolate sPriPec2 chromosome 6, sPriPec2.1.pri, whole genome shotgun sequence DNA region contains:
- the gpr160 gene encoding probable G-protein coupled receptor 160, whose protein sequence is MYLFQIFNNRNLLLIILFVKVILNWLILSIKRRMLWSLIGHFCISLSLMDVALFTSMMITSFFKTCDIFGAPIGFFQVCLILQFFSNVYSVLHFPICLLSGLDYLVNLRNLSKSISVFRRILYNFTVVFLWIGAIVYASCYYNFNLPMLTTLDSMLYQCDVPIGIQSLVLSALILITLVLVTIYCWSNLTSLVRSLHVDTYLNEVVMWSSHPAAQLQPQSSKKQILTNVAMCFSVTWMPFILLQLTIVLIWAPLPAYMDLNVPWLCFINSFLIGTVYWMNHKDIPPDVIPLIPDGFCHWDCCKLQQVPLKYNGKWFQDNEIKGPNILMA, encoded by the coding sequence ATGTATTTATTCCAGATCTTCAACAACAGGAACTTATTGCTGATCATTTTATTTGTGAAGGTCATCCTCAACTGGCTCATTTTAAGTATAAAGCGAAGGATGCTCTGGAGCctaattggccatttctgcatCTCCTTATCACTGATGGACGTTGCTTTGTTCACAAGCATGATGATAACTTCATTTTTTAAGACCTGTGATATATTTGGAGCTCCAATTGGCTTCTTTCAAGTCTGCCTGATTCTGCAGTTCTTCTCGAATGTCTACAGCGTCTTACATTTTCCGATCTGTCTCCTGTCCGGTCTTGATTATCTTGTGAACCTGCGCAATCTCTCCAAATCCATAAGTGTCTTTCGGAGAATCCTGTACAACTTTACTGTAGTCTTTTTATGGATTGGAGCCATAGTCTATGCCTCTTGTTACTATAACTTCAATTTGCCGATGCTAACGACATTAGACTCTATGTTGTACCAATGTGATGTTCCTATCGGTATCCAGAGTCTAGTTCTGTCTGCCTTGATCCTTATCACTCTGGTCCTGGTCACAATTTATTGTTGGTCTAATCTGACCTCCCTTGTCAGATCCCTGCACGTAGACACCTATTTGAATGAAGTAGTGATGTGGAGCTCTCATCCGGCTGCCCAGCTACAGCCCCAGTCAAGCAAGAAACAAATTCTGACCAATGTTGCCATGTGCTTTTCCGTGACCTGGATGCCATTTATTCTGCTGCAGTTGACCATTGTTTTGATCTGGGCTCCGCTCCCTGCCTACATGGATTTGAATGTCCCTTGGCTTTGCTTCATTAACAGCTTCCTCATTGGCACCGTCTACTGGATGAATCACAAAGATATCCCTCCTGACGTCATCCCTTTGATCCCCGATGGCTTCTGCCACTGGGACTGCTGCAAGCTTCAGCAAGTTCCCTTGAAATATAATGGGAAGTGGTTCCAAGACAACGAGATCAAGGGTCCGAACATTCTAATGGCCTGA